The Synechococcus sp. MU1643 genome contains a region encoding:
- a CDS encoding ligase-associated DNA damage response DEXH box helicase: MAASKAKAKAKSKSSDPRLKPIHAWFAQKNWAPLPFQQETWIAYLVGRNGLIQVPTGSGKTFAAVMGPIARMLAEEQPLKGIRLLYITPLRALSRDLSLAIREPIEAMDWPIRVGIRNGDSSSSERTKQLKAPPQILVTTPESLALLLSNAKAEELFGQLQTVILDEWHELMGSKRGSQAELCLSWLRQLRPQLQTWAISATIGNIDQAARHALGTAGEPHLIGGAPARSTEIQSILPETIDGFPWAGHLGLRMYEELVARLNPGISTLLFTNTRNQSERWHQCLRFACPEMEEGLALHHSAIDRSEREAIEASVKAGGIRWVVCTSSLDLGVDFQPVEQVVQIGSPKNLARLLQRAGRSAHLPGGTSQVLFMPTNALELLELSAVRRGLAEGLVEQRKPPNAPLDVLLQHLTGLACGPGFNPEQTLQAVRSCAAYAELSQDDWDWCMLFLEQGGECLGAYPRYRKLEWEETSQRYRVGEKAIARLHRLNIGTITAAPAITVRFVRGAVLGHVEETFISQLKPKDVFFFSGRQLEFVRLRDMTAYVKVSTKKTRTVPAWAGGQMALSDLLTHHLRLEVDRASRGDLDNAELQALKPLFDRQQDISVLPMVGQLLIETCHTREGTHLFAYPFEGRFVHEGIGFLWASRLTRLERGTITVSVNDYGFELLAPKSYPMAELLEDHIDLLLDRQKLERDLKNALNLSELQRRRFRAIAQIAGLMNRGFPGSSKSTGQLQISASLLFDVFSRHEPNNRLLLQAQQEVLDDQLEISRLEAALERAASQEWLHVETPRPSPLAFPLLVERLNNRMSNESVLERVQRMKDEAIRKEG, translated from the coding sequence ATGGCAGCTTCAAAAGCGAAGGCAAAGGCCAAGTCAAAAAGCAGCGACCCTCGGTTGAAGCCGATTCATGCCTGGTTCGCGCAGAAAAACTGGGCACCGCTCCCGTTCCAACAGGAGACCTGGATCGCCTATCTGGTGGGGCGGAACGGGTTGATCCAAGTGCCCACAGGGTCCGGCAAAACCTTCGCCGCTGTAATGGGACCGATTGCGCGGATGTTGGCTGAGGAGCAGCCGTTAAAAGGAATACGTCTGCTCTACATCACGCCCTTGCGCGCCCTCAGCCGCGACTTATCACTGGCGATCCGCGAACCGATCGAGGCGATGGATTGGCCGATACGGGTGGGCATCCGCAATGGCGACAGCAGCAGCAGCGAACGCACAAAACAGCTCAAGGCACCACCACAAATCCTGGTCACCACTCCCGAATCCCTCGCTCTCCTGCTCAGCAATGCCAAGGCCGAAGAGCTGTTTGGCCAGCTGCAGACGGTGATCCTCGATGAATGGCATGAGTTGATGGGGAGCAAAAGGGGCAGCCAGGCAGAGCTGTGCCTGAGCTGGTTGCGCCAGCTGCGTCCCCAGCTCCAGACCTGGGCCATCAGTGCCACCATCGGCAACATCGACCAGGCAGCGCGCCATGCCCTGGGAACGGCAGGGGAGCCACATCTGATCGGGGGCGCCCCTGCCCGCAGCACGGAGATTCAGAGCATCCTTCCGGAGACGATCGATGGCTTCCCCTGGGCCGGACACCTCGGGTTGCGGATGTACGAGGAGCTGGTGGCACGCCTCAATCCCGGGATCAGCACCTTGCTATTCACCAACACCCGCAATCAGTCCGAGCGTTGGCACCAGTGTCTGCGCTTCGCCTGCCCGGAAATGGAGGAGGGATTAGCTCTACACCACAGCGCCATTGATCGCAGCGAGCGGGAAGCGATCGAAGCCTCCGTGAAGGCTGGCGGCATTCGTTGGGTGGTGTGCACCAGCTCCCTGGACCTCGGGGTGGACTTCCAACCGGTGGAACAGGTGGTGCAGATCGGCAGCCCAAAGAATCTGGCGCGGCTGCTGCAGCGAGCGGGGCGGTCAGCGCACTTGCCCGGCGGAACATCCCAGGTGCTGTTCATGCCCACCAATGCGCTCGAACTGCTCGAACTCAGTGCTGTGCGTCGGGGATTGGCGGAGGGTCTAGTGGAACAACGCAAGCCGCCGAACGCTCCTCTGGATGTGCTTCTGCAGCACCTCACGGGGTTGGCCTGCGGCCCTGGTTTCAATCCCGAGCAGACCTTACAGGCCGTGCGGAGCTGTGCGGCCTATGCCGAGCTGAGCCAGGACGACTGGGACTGGTGCATGCTGTTTCTCGAGCAGGGCGGGGAGTGCCTCGGGGCTTATCCCCGCTACCGCAAGCTCGAGTGGGAGGAGACAAGCCAGCGCTACCGGGTTGGTGAGAAGGCCATCGCCCGGCTGCACCGTCTCAATATCGGAACGATCACGGCCGCACCCGCGATCACCGTGCGCTTTGTGCGTGGTGCAGTGCTCGGCCATGTGGAGGAGACCTTCATCAGCCAGCTGAAGCCGAAGGATGTGTTCTTCTTCTCCGGCCGCCAGCTGGAGTTCGTACGGCTGCGGGACATGACCGCTTACGTGAAGGTGAGCACAAAAAAAACGCGCACGGTGCCTGCCTGGGCTGGGGGGCAGATGGCCCTCTCCGATCTGCTGACCCATCACCTGCGTCTCGAGGTGGACCGTGCCAGCCGTGGTGATCTCGACAACGCCGAACTGCAGGCTCTGAAGCCCCTGTTTGATCGGCAACAGGACATCTCAGTGTTGCCGATGGTTGGGCAGCTATTGATTGAGACCTGTCACACCCGGGAAGGCACGCACCTGTTTGCTTACCCCTTTGAAGGACGGTTCGTGCATGAGGGCATCGGCTTCCTCTGGGCTTCGCGGCTCACCCGTCTGGAGCGGGGCACGATCACGGTTTCGGTGAACGACTACGGCTTTGAGCTATTGGCACCGAAGAGCTACCCCATGGCGGAATTGCTGGAGGACCACATCGATCTCCTGCTTGATCGTCAAAAACTGGAGCGGGATCTGAAAAACGCACTGAATCTTTCCGAGCTGCAACGGAGACGCTTTCGCGCCATCGCCCAGATCGCTGGCCTGATGAACCGGGGATTCCCTGGATCCAGCAAAAGCACCGGTCAGCTTCAGATCAGCGCCTCGCTGCTGTTCGATGTTTTCAGCCGCCACGAACCGAACAATCGCTTACTGCTGCAGGCACAGCAGGAGGTACTCGACGACCAGTTGGAGATCTCACGACTGGAGGCAGCCTTGGAACGCGCTGCGAGCCAGGAATGGCTGCACGTTGAAACCCCGCGGCCCAGCCCATTGGCCTTTCCACTGTTGGTGGAAAGGCTCAACAACAGGATGAGCAATGAATCCGTTTTGGAGCGGGTTCAGCGGATGAAGGATGAAGCCATCCGCAAAGAGGGTTGA